A section of the Lampris incognitus isolate fLamInc1 unplaced genomic scaffold, fLamInc1.hap2 H_1, whole genome shotgun sequence genome encodes:
- the LOC130131965 gene encoding DNA ligase 4-like yields the protein MEGTSKCDAAGETSVAAQVPFHHLCNTLEKIQKSKFRPDKAKFLRDFIDSWRKFHAALHKDSPQTTDSFYQAIRLIVPSFERERMAYGIKESMLAKLYIDVLGLPNNGPEANKLINYRGPNTSQGESGDFAGMAYFVLKKRCSSQGSLTIQEVNNFLDSVAINNASKQKDLVKKSLLHLITHSSALEQKWLIRMILKDMKLGISKETVLQAFHPDAPELFNVTTDLNKVCQQLHNPSVSLSEVSIGLFSAFKPMLAAVANIRQVEKQMGNSPFFIETKLDGERIQLHKNGDVYKYFTRNAFEYTQQFGTSPLKGSLTPYIHNIFKPHIVNCILDGEMMAYNPTTETFMQKGSKFDIKRLMDDSELHTCFCVFDVLLINDQKFGKETLRKRHEMLQTVFTSIKGRIQVVPKNEANTMQEVVNALNEAIDNREEGIMVKDPLSIYKPDKRGEGWLKIKPEYVDGLMDELDLLIVGGYWGKGRRGGMMSHFLCAVAEAPSPGEKPTVFHTLCRIGSGYTMKELYDLGLKLAKHWKVYRKSDPPTSILCGTEKPEVYIEPCNSVIIQVKAAEIVGSDMYKTNCTLRFPRIEKIREDKHWHECMTLAELDEFRCKASGKLASRHLSIDGAEPEKKKRKLLAKPKKVVGIVEHFRQQDLSGVTKETDFFEDVEFCILNGSKDHPKAELEKVVTRCGGIVVQNPGRDTYCVIAGAENMRVKNLISSDQHDIVWASWLQECLDRREVVPWQPQHMIHMSPSTREHFAKEYDRYGDSYFVDTDEQQLRELFGRIRDVDRSAALNLGQVDERYGWDDLKTSMFRPFNVYMDRYRDIGDPETAVIATCLDIRELEFRYHGGTVVQKLEEGVSHVIISEEARVLDFRTLRRLFEKKFKIIKESWVTDSIQAGYVKNDSDYLV from the exons ATGGAGGGGACCTCAAAATGTGATGCTGCTGGTGAAACCTCTGTTGCAGCACAAGTTCCCTTCCATCACCTGTGCAACACCTTAGAAAAAATCCAGAAGTCCAAATTCCGTCCAGATAAAGCCAAGTTCCTTAGGGATTTCATTGATTCATGGAGGAAGTTCCATGCTGCCTTGCACAAAGACAGCCCCCAAACAACAGACTCTTTCTACCAGGCCATACGCCTCATAGTTCCTTCTTTTGAACGGGAACGGATGGCCTATGGCATCAAAGAAAGCATGTTAGCTAAACTTTACATTGATGTATTAGGCCTCCCAAATAATGGCCCAGAGGCTAACAAACTAATTAACTATCGAGGCCCCAATACATCCCAGGGGGAGTCTGGCGACTTTGCTGGCATGGCCTACTTTGTTCTAAAGAAACGCTGCAGCAGCCAAGGAAGCCTTACCATCCAAGAAGTCAATAACTTTCTTGACTCTGTAGCCATCAACAATGCTAGCAAGCAGAAAGACCTTGTGAAAAAAAGCCTCCTGCATCTCATTACCCATAGTTCAGCCCTGGAGCAAAAGTGGCTCATTAGAATGATTCTGAAGGATATGAAACTTGGAATCAGCAAAGAAACTGTTCTCCAAGCCTttcacccagatgccccagagcTCTTCAATGTCACCACGGACCTGAACAAGGTGTGCCAGCAGCTCCATAACCCCTCTGTGTCCCTAAGCGAAGTTTCCATTGGACTCTTCTCTGCCTTCAAGCCTATGTTAGCAGCCGTTGCTAACATCCGCCAAGTGGAGAAGCAGATGGGCAACAGCCCCTTCTTTATTGAGACAAAGCTGGATGGAGAGCGCATACAGCTGCATAAAAACGGGGACGTATACAAGTACTTTACCCGAAACGCTTTTGAGTACACCCAGCAATTTGGTACATCACCACTCAAGGGCTCATTAACACCATACATCCACAACATTTTTAAGCCTCACATTGTGAACTGTATTCTTGACGGTGAAATGATGGCATACAACCCCACCACAGAGACCTTCATGCAAAAAGGGAGCAAATTTGACATTAAGAGGTTGATGGATGACTCAGAGTTACATACATGCTTCTGTGTGTTTGATGTATTGTTAATCAACGATCAGAAGTTTGGCAAGGAGACTTTGAGAAAGCGCCATGAGATGCTCCAGACAGTCTTCACTTCCATCAAGGGTAGGATACAAGTGGTACCTAAGAATGAAGCCAACACCATGCAAGAGGTAGTGAATGCCCTCAATGAAGCCATTGATAATAGAGAGGAGGGGATCATGGTGAAGGACCCACTATCAATTTATAAGCCTGACAAGCGGGGAGAAGGTTGGCTGAAAATTAAGCCAGAATATGTAGATGGTTTAATGGATGAGCTTGATCTGCTGATTGTTGGTGGCTATTGGGGTAAAGGAAGACGAGGTGGCATGATGTCCCATTTCTTATGTGCCGTTGCTGAAGCTCCAAGTCCTGGTGAGAAACCCACAGtcttccacaccctctgccgcaTTGGCTCTGGCTACACCATGAAGGAACTTTATGATCTGGGCTTAAAACTAGCGAAACACTGGAAAGTCTACCGGAAAAGTGATCCACCAACATCCATCCTGTGTGGGACAGAGAAACCTGAGGTCTACATCGAACCCTGCAACTCCGTCATTATCCAGGTCAAGGCTGCTGAAATAGTAGGAAGTGACATGTATAAAACCAACTGCACTCTACGCTTTCCAAGGATTGAGAAGATCCGTGAGGACAAGCACTGGCACGAGTGTATGACTCTGGCAGAGCTGGATGAGTTCCGCTGCAAGGCATCTGGGAAGCTTGCCTCGCGACATCTTTCCATTGATGGAGCAGAACCAGAAAAGAAGAAGCGAAAGCTGCTGGCCAAACCCAAGAAGGTGGTGGGgattgttgagcacttcaggcAACAGGATCTTTCAGGGGTTACAAAAGAGACAGATTTTTTTGAGGATGTAGAATTCTGCATCCTTAATGGAAGCAAAGACCACCCCAAGGCAGAGCTGGAGAAAGTCGTAACCAG GTGTGGGGGTATTGTGGTACAAAACCCAGGACGGGACACGTACTGTGTGATTGCTGGCGCTGAGAACATGCGTGTGAAAAACCTGATTTCCTCTGACCAGCATGATATAGTGTGGGCTTCTTGGCTTCAGGAGTGCTTGGACAGGAGAGAAGTGGTGCCATGGCAACCACAACACATGATCCATATGTCTCCCTCCACTAGGGAGCACTTTGCCAAGGAATATGACCGCTATGGAGACAGCTACTTTGTGGACACGGATGAACAGCAGTTGAGGGAGTTGTTTGGCAGGATCAGGGATGTTGACAGGTCTGCGGCTCTGAACTTGGGTCAAGTGGACGAAAGATATGGCTGGGATGACCTTAAAACAAGTATGTTCAGGCCCTTCAATGTTTACATGGACCGTTACAGAGACATTGGGGACCCCGAAACTGCTGTAATTGCAACTTGTCTAGACATCCGGGAGCTGGAGTTTCGCTACCATGGGGGAACCGTGGTCCAGAAGTTGGAAGAAGGGGTCTCCCATGTCATAATTTCTGAGGAAGCTCGGGTGTTAGATTTTAGGACCCTCAGACGACTGTTTGAGAAAAAGTTTAAAATTATAAAAGAATCTTGGGTGACTGATTCTATCCAAGCAGGGTATGTAAAGAATGACAGTGACTATTTGGTTTGA